In Flavobacterium lacustre, a genomic segment contains:
- a CDS encoding M42 family metallopeptidase has product MSTASILKETSLTFLENYLNNASPTGFEAEGQKLWMDYMKPYVDTFITDTYGTAVGVINPEAPYKVVIEGHADEIAWYVNYITDDGLIYVIRNGGSDHQIAPSKRVNIHTKKGIVKGVFGWPAIHTRNRDKEENPKTSNIFIDLGCETKDQVEKLGVHVGCVITYPDEFMILNDNKFVCRAIDNRMGGFMIAEVARLLHENNIKLPFGLYITNSVQEEVGLRGAEMITQTIKPNVAIITDVCHDSTTPMIDKKIEGETKIGKGPVVTYAPAVQNNLRELILNTAMEKEIPFQRLASSRVTGTDTDAFAYSNGGVASALISLPLRYMHTTVEMVHRDDVENVIKLIYETLLKIENEETFSYFR; this is encoded by the coding sequence ATGAGCACAGCATCAATATTAAAAGAGACTTCCCTTACGTTTTTAGAAAACTACCTTAATAATGCATCACCAACTGGTTTTGAAGCTGAAGGTCAAAAACTATGGATGGATTATATGAAACCTTATGTTGATACTTTTATCACGGATACTTATGGAACTGCAGTTGGGGTAATTAATCCAGAGGCTCCTTATAAGGTTGTTATTGAAGGTCATGCCGACGAAATTGCTTGGTATGTGAACTACATTACTGATGACGGATTGATTTATGTAATTAGAAATGGAGGATCAGACCATCAGATTGCACCTTCTAAACGCGTTAACATTCATACCAAGAAAGGAATTGTAAAAGGTGTTTTTGGTTGGCCGGCGATTCATACCCGCAATAGAGACAAAGAAGAAAACCCTAAAACAAGTAACATTTTTATAGATTTAGGCTGCGAGACAAAAGATCAGGTAGAAAAATTGGGCGTTCACGTAGGATGTGTCATTACCTATCCTGATGAATTTATGATTCTGAACGACAATAAATTTGTTTGTCGCGCCATAGACAATCGTATGGGAGGATTTATGATTGCCGAAGTAGCTCGTTTGCTTCACGAAAACAATATAAAACTGCCTTTTGGACTCTATATCACCAATTCTGTTCAAGAAGAAGTAGGCTTGCGAGGTGCTGAAATGATCACGCAAACCATCAAACCAAATGTTGCTATTATTACAGATGTATGCCACGACTCCACAACTCCCATGATTGATAAGAAAATTGAAGGAGAAACTAAAATAGGTAAAGGTCCCGTGGTGACTTATGCGCCAGCAGTGCAAAATAACTTGAGAGAACTAATTTTGAATACCGCAATGGAAAAAGAAATTCCGTTTCAACGATTAGCTTCTTCCCGTGTTACCGGAACAGATACCGATGCTTTTGCTTATAGCAATGGCGGTGTAGCTTCGGCTTTGATCTCGCTTCCTTTGCGCTATATGCACACCACTGTAGAAATGGTTCATCGCGATGATGTAGAAAACGTGATCAAACTTATTTATGAAACACTATTGAAGATAGAAAACGAAGAAACTTTTTCATACTTCAGATAA
- a CDS encoding carbon-nitrogen hydrolase, with product MPNKKYKIAVIQLNLNDVAENNLKKCLSWVRDAANQGAEVISLPELYSSHYFCQSEDVDNFALAEPLYSTSFIAFSALAKELGVVIIVPFFEKRMAGIYHNSAYIINTDGSEAGLYRKMHIPDDPHFYEKFYFTPGDLGFKAFPTNKGKIGTLICWDQWYPEAARLTALQGADVLFYPTAIGWHPLEKEQYGENQHGAWMNVMKGHAVANGVYVAAANRIGLEQYLPDTAGIQFWGSSFIAGPQGEILAQASHDKEEILIAEVDLDLQENVRQNWPFFRDRRIDAFGDITKRAID from the coding sequence ATGCCAAACAAGAAATACAAAATAGCCGTTATTCAATTGAATCTCAATGATGTTGCCGAAAACAACCTAAAAAAATGTTTAAGTTGGGTTCGTGATGCTGCAAATCAAGGAGCCGAAGTCATTTCGTTACCCGAATTATACAGCAGTCATTATTTCTGTCAAAGCGAAGATGTTGATAATTTTGCCTTGGCAGAGCCATTATACAGCACTTCTTTTATTGCTTTCAGCGCTTTGGCAAAAGAATTAGGAGTAGTAATCATCGTTCCTTTTTTCGAAAAAAGAATGGCCGGAATTTACCATAATAGCGCTTACATTATAAATACTGATGGTTCCGAAGCTGGATTGTACCGCAAAATGCATATTCCGGACGATCCTCATTTTTATGAAAAATTCTATTTCACGCCAGGTGATTTAGGTTTTAAAGCCTTTCCTACCAATAAAGGAAAAATAGGAACCCTGATTTGTTGGGATCAATGGTATCCAGAAGCAGCCCGATTAACGGCTTTGCAAGGTGCTGATGTGTTGTTTTACCCAACAGCAATCGGTTGGCATCCATTAGAAAAAGAACAATACGGAGAAAACCAACATGGCGCTTGGATGAATGTGATGAAAGGTCATGCGGTTGCCAATGGTGTATATGTTGCGGCAGCAAATAGAATTGGTTTAGAGCAATACTTGCCGGATACAGCTGGAATTCAGTTTTGGGGATCTTCGTTTATTGCGGGACCACAAGGAGAAATTTTGGCGCAAGCCTCACATGACAAAGAAGAAATTTTGATTGCCGAAGTTGATTTAGATTTACAGGAAAATGTACGTCAGAACTGGCCGTTTTTCAGAGACAGAAGAATTGATGCTTTTGGCGATATTACAAAAAGAGCTATTGATTAA
- a CDS encoding GNAT family N-acetyltransferase, whose translation MITKATLKDVSALNQLINSAYRGETSKKGWTTEANLLEGLRTTEQELTETIQDKKNTILKFTQNEQIIGCVLLIEKEQQLYLGMLTVSPDLQNSGIGKQLLHQAETQALALGLPKIVMTVISVREELIAWYKRNGYQDTGAREPFPASHAHSAIAKEPLEFIVLEKKIESHIQS comes from the coding sequence ATGATTACAAAAGCAACACTCAAAGACGTTTCAGCCCTAAATCAATTAATCAATTCAGCCTACCGGGGAGAAACATCCAAGAAAGGATGGACCACCGAAGCCAACCTGCTCGAAGGACTCCGAACCACCGAACAAGAACTTACAGAAACCATACAAGACAAGAAAAATACCATCCTCAAGTTCACACAGAACGAACAAATTATAGGATGTGTGCTACTCATTGAAAAAGAGCAACAATTATACTTAGGAATGCTGACCGTCTCCCCCGATTTACAAAACAGCGGCATAGGAAAACAACTCTTACACCAAGCCGAAACACAGGCTTTGGCACTAGGTTTACCAAAAATAGTAATGACCGTAATATCCGTTCGGGAAGAATTAATAGCATGGTACAAACGCAACGGCTATCAAGATACCGGAGCAAGAGAACCCTTTCCGGCAAGCCACGCACATAGTGCAATTGCAAAAGAACCTTTAGAATTTATCGTATTAGAGAAAAAAATAGAATCGCATATACAATCATAA
- a CDS encoding choice-of-anchor I family protein gives MIKYGLTLFTAVMVLSSCENENSQVNSENVINENAATFKEIGTITIGATGAAEISAYDEVSKKLFTVNNSGTNKIDVIDLSNPSTPVLLASIDLVTYNGAANSVATYNGKLAVAMESTVSKQDSGKVLVFDTTTYSLIKQITVGALPDMITFSADGKFILTANEGEPNDDYSKDPDGTVSIIEVSNNYAVTTLDFSSFSSQLSTLKANGFRIASPTNNFASDIEPEYITISSDSKTAWVTLQENNGVAKIDLTTKKITNVFPLGFKDYNLTENIMDISDKDAGFLPNPWKAKGMFQPDAISNFEVNGTTYFVTANEGDAREYSAFVDVKRINDVSVILDPTIFPNAATLKVDTNMGRLNINTKMGDTDGDGDFDELVSFGARSFSIWNGSTGKIVFDSKNDLDKRAQDLGVYDDKRSDDKSVEPESVVVVKMGTKNILFVGLERADALLVYDVTNPVSPVFLQSLKTGDAPEGLLFIPAEKSPTKRSLVVVSSEGDGSVKIFQPDLN, from the coding sequence ATGATAAAGTATGGTTTAACATTATTTACGGCTGTTATGGTATTGTCAAGCTGTGAAAATGAAAATTCTCAAGTAAATTCAGAAAATGTAATTAATGAAAACGCAGCCACTTTCAAAGAGATTGGTACTATCACTATTGGTGCAACTGGAGCTGCTGAGATAAGCGCTTATGATGAAGTGAGCAAAAAATTATTTACAGTTAATAATAGTGGTACTAATAAAATTGATGTTATTGATTTATCAAATCCGTCTACTCCGGTTCTTCTGGCTAGTATAGATTTAGTAACATATAATGGAGCCGCAAATAGTGTTGCTACTTATAATGGAAAATTAGCGGTTGCGATGGAATCTACTGTAAGCAAACAGGATTCAGGGAAAGTTTTGGTTTTTGATACCACTACTTATAGTTTAATAAAACAAATTACCGTAGGTGCTTTGCCGGATATGATCACTTTTTCTGCTGATGGGAAATTTATTTTAACGGCAAACGAAGGAGAACCAAATGATGATTATTCAAAAGATCCTGACGGAACTGTATCTATAATTGAAGTTAGCAACAATTATGCGGTTACGACTTTAGATTTCAGCAGTTTTAGCAGTCAATTGAGTACGCTTAAAGCAAATGGGTTTAGAATTGCAAGTCCAACAAATAATTTCGCCTCAGATATTGAGCCGGAATACATAACTATTTCATCTGATTCTAAAACGGCTTGGGTAACTTTGCAGGAAAATAATGGTGTAGCTAAAATTGATTTGACGACTAAAAAAATCACAAATGTTTTTCCATTAGGGTTTAAAGATTATAATCTTACCGAAAACATAATGGATATTAGCGATAAAGATGCTGGGTTTTTGCCTAATCCTTGGAAAGCAAAAGGGATGTTTCAACCTGATGCAATCAGCAATTTTGAAGTAAATGGCACAACTTATTTTGTTACAGCCAATGAAGGTGATGCAAGAGAATACAGTGCTTTTGTTGATGTAAAAAGAATTAATGATGTTTCGGTTATTCTTGACCCAACGATTTTCCCCAATGCTGCAACACTAAAAGTTGATACTAACATGGGAAGATTGAATATTAATACTAAAATGGGCGATACAGATGGAGATGGTGATTTTGACGAATTAGTTTCTTTTGGAGCACGATCATTTTCAATTTGGAATGGAAGTACAGGGAAAATAGTATTTGACAGCAAAAATGATTTAGATAAAAGAGCACAAGATTTAGGCGTTTATGATGATAAACGTAGTGATGACAAATCGGTAGAGCCAGAATCGGTTGTTGTTGTGAAAATGGGAACTAAAAATATACTGTTTGTAGGTTTAGAAAGAGCCGATGCATTACTGGTTTATGATGTGACTAATCCAGTTTCTCCAGTGTTTTTACAAAGTTTAAAAACCGGAGATGCTCCCGAAGGATTACTTTTTATTCCTGCTGAAAAGAGTCCTACCAAAAGAAGTTTGGTTGTTGTAAGTAGTGAAGGAGATGGTTCTGTTAAAATATTTCAACCGGATTTGAATTAA
- a CDS encoding HipA family kinase: MGETLRLRTVNVTRYITPLREGGSLPALAEADDDFKYVLKFKGAGHGVKALIAELIGGEIARALHLKMPELVFAHLDEAFGRSEGDEEIQDLLQGSQGLNLALHFLSGAITFDPVVTVVDPELASQIVWLDAYITNVDRTFRNTNMLIWHKELWLIDHGASLYFHHSWSNWKNHAQSPFALIKDHVLFPQASLLSETDVLFKKILTAEVLHSIVDLIPEEWLLWEDTDETPEAIREVYFQFLITRLNHSEIFINEAQNARETLI; encoded by the coding sequence ATGGGAGAAACACTTCGTCTTAGAACTGTAAATGTTACGAGATACATCACTCCGCTGCGGGAAGGAGGCTCTTTGCCTGCGCTCGCTGAAGCTGATGATGATTTTAAATATGTATTGAAATTTAAAGGTGCCGGTCATGGCGTTAAAGCTTTGATTGCCGAATTGATAGGTGGCGAAATTGCCCGTGCTTTACATTTAAAAATGCCTGAGCTTGTTTTTGCTCATCTCGATGAAGCTTTTGGACGTTCGGAAGGGGATGAAGAAATTCAAGATTTGCTTCAAGGGAGTCAGGGGCTTAATCTGGCTTTGCATTTTTTATCCGGTGCTATTACTTTTGATCCCGTTGTAACGGTTGTTGATCCTGAATTGGCTTCTCAAATTGTTTGGTTAGATGCTTATATTACTAATGTAGATCGTACTTTCAGGAATACGAATATGTTGATTTGGCATAAAGAATTATGGTTGATTGATCATGGTGCTTCGCTTTATTTTCATCATTCGTGGAGTAATTGGAAGAATCATGCACAAAGTCCTTTTGCATTGATAAAAGATCATGTGTTGTTCCCTCAGGCTTCTTTATTATCTGAAACGGATGTCTTATTTAAAAAAATATTGACTGCCGAAGTATTGCACTCTATTGTGGATTTGATTCCAGAGGAGTGGTTACTTTGGGAAGATACTGATGAAACTCCAGAAGCTATTCGGGAGGTGTATTTTCAGTTTTTGATTACGCGTTTGAATCATTCCGAAATTTTTATAAACGAAGCACAAAATGCAAGAGAAACACTTATATGA
- a CDS encoding DUF3037 domain-containing protein: MQEKHLYEYAVIRVVPKVEREEFLNVGIILFCKKAKFIQVLCSINEAKLQLFSGDLDLEQLHFNLLAFEKVAHGDKTGGPIGQFDIPSRFRWLTAIRSSAIQTSRPHSGLCDDLEQTAQRLFAELVL; this comes from the coding sequence ATGCAAGAGAAACACTTATATGAGTATGCCGTAATCCGTGTTGTGCCAAAGGTAGAACGCGAAGAATTCCTCAATGTGGGTATTATTCTTTTTTGTAAGAAAGCGAAGTTTATACAAGTACTTTGTTCTATTAACGAAGCTAAACTCCAATTGTTTTCGGGGGATTTAGATTTGGAACAACTGCATTTTAATTTACTGGCATTTGAGAAAGTGGCACATGGTGATAAAACGGGAGGACCAATTGGTCAGTTTGATATTCCTTCCCGGTTTCGTTGGTTGACTGCTATTCGTAGTTCTGCGATACAAACGTCTCGACCCCATTCTGGTTTGTGTGATGATTTGGAACAAACGGCGCAACGATTGTTTGCAGAACTGGTTTTGTAA
- a CDS encoding DUF4294 domain-containing protein has product MKIIKLLLFLFFISISVNAQVTQKDTIKMGYVLTENDTILNDTILLPEIIIHKEKLDPEGKKQFLILQNRVYKTYPYAKLASERLASLNRGMSNLKTSKEKKKYFKIVEDYLSNEFEAKLKKLSRKQGQILVKLIHRQTGTTTYELVSTLKSGWKAFWSNATARMFDINLKTKYAPYEVNEDFLIETILVRAFESGRLQNQKPATAVDYDALMDSWQSKSDALKK; this is encoded by the coding sequence ATGAAGATCATTAAACTTCTCTTATTCTTGTTTTTTATTTCTATATCGGTTAATGCACAAGTAACTCAAAAGGATACTATCAAAATGGGATATGTCCTGACCGAAAATGATACCATACTTAATGACACAATTTTATTGCCTGAAATTATAATTCACAAGGAGAAACTCGATCCTGAAGGCAAAAAGCAATTTTTGATTCTTCAAAACAGAGTCTATAAAACCTATCCTTATGCAAAACTAGCTTCCGAAAGACTGGCATCCTTAAATAGAGGGATGTCAAATCTTAAAACAAGCAAAGAGAAAAAGAAGTATTTCAAAATAGTAGAAGACTACCTTAGTAATGAATTTGAAGCTAAACTCAAAAAACTATCCCGCAAGCAAGGACAAATACTGGTAAAGTTGATTCATCGTCAAACAGGAACTACAACTTATGAACTAGTAAGCACACTAAAAAGTGGATGGAAAGCCTTCTGGTCTAATGCCACAGCACGAATGTTTGATATCAATTTGAAAACTAAATACGCACCATACGAAGTAAACGAAGACTTTTTAATAGAAACAATCTTGGTTAGAGCATTTGAATCGGGTCGTTTGCAAAATCAAAAACCGGCCACAGCAGTAGATTATGACGCATTAATGGATTCTTGGCAATCCAAGAGCGACGCATTAAAAAAATAA